The following are encoded in a window of Rhizobium sp. WYJ-E13 genomic DNA:
- a CDS encoding ABC transporter permease, which yields MDVAANPTTAPVRPPRKGLLSPTNIRRWRNFKANRRGYWSLWLFLVLFVLSLLAEFIANDKPIIASYKGEILFPVVIDYPEEKFGGFLAETDYRSSVISDEINANGWMIWPPIRYSYQSVNSNIPHSAPTAPFWLMSSEERCSAYPQGVNDPGCRLGNLNWLGTDDQARDVLARVIYGFRISVLFGLVLTICSAVIGVTAGAIQGYFGGWTDLLFQRFIEIWSSMPVLYILLIIAAILPPGFFVLLGIMLLFSWVGFVGVVRAEFLRARNFEYVRAARALGVNNHTIMWRHMLPNAMVATLTFLPFILSGSITTLTSLDFLGFGMPPGSPSLGELIAQGKANLQAPWLGLTAFFTMSIMLSLLIFIGEAVRDAFDPRKTFQ from the coding sequence ATGGATGTCGCCGCAAACCCGACGACAGCGCCCGTCCGTCCTCCACGGAAAGGTCTGCTGTCGCCGACCAACATCCGCCGCTGGCGGAATTTCAAGGCCAACAGGCGCGGTTACTGGTCGCTCTGGCTGTTTCTCGTCCTCTTCGTACTCAGCTTGCTTGCCGAGTTCATCGCCAACGACAAGCCGATCATCGCCTCCTACAAGGGCGAGATCCTTTTCCCTGTCGTCATCGATTATCCCGAAGAGAAGTTCGGCGGCTTCCTGGCCGAGACGGACTACCGCTCCTCCGTCATATCGGATGAGATCAATGCCAATGGCTGGATGATCTGGCCGCCGATCCGCTATTCCTACCAGTCGGTCAATTCCAACATCCCGCATTCGGCCCCGACCGCCCCTTTCTGGCTGATGTCGTCGGAGGAGCGCTGCTCGGCCTACCCGCAGGGCGTCAACGATCCCGGCTGCAGGCTCGGCAATCTCAACTGGCTCGGCACCGACGATCAGGCCCGCGACGTTCTTGCCCGCGTCATCTATGGCTTCCGCATTTCCGTTCTCTTCGGCCTGGTGCTCACCATCTGCTCGGCCGTCATCGGTGTGACGGCCGGTGCCATCCAGGGCTATTTCGGTGGCTGGACGGATCTTCTCTTCCAGCGTTTCATCGAGATCTGGTCCTCGATGCCGGTGCTCTACATCCTGCTCATCATCGCCGCCATCCTGCCGCCCGGCTTCTTCGTGCTGCTCGGCATTATGCTGCTCTTCTCCTGGGTGGGCTTCGTCGGCGTCGTGCGCGCCGAATTCCTGCGTGCCCGCAATTTCGAATATGTCCGGGCCGCCCGGGCGCTCGGCGTCAACAACCACACCATCATGTGGCGGCATATGCTGCCGAATGCGATGGTCGCGACGCTGACCTTCCTGCCCTTCATCCTCTCGGGCTCGATCACCACCCTGACCTCGCTCGACTTCCTAGGCTTTGGCATGCCGCCGGGCTCTCCTTCGCTCGGCGAGCTGATCGCCCAGGGCAAGGCCAATCTTCAGGCGCCATGGCTCGGGCTGACGGCTTTCTTCACCATGTCGATCATGCTCTCGCTGCTGATCTTCATCGGCGAGGCGGTGCGCGATGCCTTCGATCCGAGAAAGACGTTCCAATGA
- a CDS encoding extracellular solute-binding protein: MASWTPKFLLSATTSLFLAFGAFAQDADGWRVGIATVGDLKHPQGFDHFDYVNPLAPKGATLRLSDEGNFDTLNPLLARGEVGAGLATVFDTLLTPALDELSSSYGLLAEGVKYPDDLTSATFRLRIEAKWADGQPVTPEDVVFSFEQAKKNDPQMEFYYRHVKSAEKTGDREVTFSFDEPNNRELPQIVGQLVIVPKHWWEANGADGKPRDISRTSLEIPMGSGPYKMVSVTPGSKIRYELRDDYWGKNLNVNVGQNNFGAIEYTYFADRDVMFEAFRSNNTDYWWENAAKRWATAYDFPAVRDGRVKREEVENEWRKVGVMVGFIFNLRRDKFADERVREALNYAFDFEELRRTIFYGSYERIDSFFFRTELASTGLPQGRELEILNEVKDLVPPEVFTKPYTNPVGGDPAKLRDNLRTAIGMLKEAGYELKGNRMVNVKTGQPLSFEILLNGPTIEPVALAFSQNLKKIGIDASVRSVEPSQFTNRWRSRDFDVMYNGWSETINPGNEQAEYWGSDAAKREGSQNYSGISDPGLDALIKKVIFAKDRDELVATTRALDRVLLAKHIVVPSYGSRTSRLAYWNSITHPAELPEYGLGMPGVWWSTSAGR, translated from the coding sequence ATGGCATCTTGGACGCCGAAATTTCTTCTGTCTGCGACAACGTCTCTGTTTCTCGCCTTCGGGGCTTTTGCACAGGACGCGGATGGATGGCGGGTCGGGATTGCGACGGTCGGCGATCTCAAGCATCCCCAGGGTTTTGATCATTTCGACTATGTCAACCCGCTGGCGCCGAAGGGCGCCACCCTGCGTCTTTCGGACGAAGGTAACTTCGATACGCTGAACCCATTGCTTGCGCGCGGAGAGGTGGGCGCCGGTCTGGCCACAGTGTTCGATACGCTGCTGACCCCGGCGCTCGACGAGTTGTCGTCGTCCTACGGCCTGTTGGCTGAAGGCGTGAAATATCCGGATGACTTGACCTCGGCGACCTTCCGCCTGCGCATCGAAGCCAAATGGGCCGACGGCCAGCCGGTGACGCCGGAGGATGTCGTTTTCAGCTTCGAGCAGGCGAAGAAAAACGATCCGCAGATGGAGTTCTATTATCGCCACGTGAAGTCGGCCGAAAAGACCGGCGATCGCGAGGTGACCTTCAGTTTCGACGAACCCAACAATCGCGAACTGCCGCAGATCGTCGGCCAACTGGTGATCGTGCCTAAGCACTGGTGGGAGGCGAATGGCGCAGACGGCAAGCCGCGCGACATCTCCCGCACCTCGCTGGAAATTCCCATGGGCTCCGGCCCCTACAAGATGGTTTCGGTGACGCCGGGCTCGAAGATCCGCTACGAGCTGCGTGACGACTATTGGGGCAAGAACCTCAACGTCAATGTCGGCCAGAACAATTTCGGCGCAATCGAATATACCTATTTTGCCGATCGCGACGTGATGTTCGAAGCCTTCCGCTCGAACAATACCGACTATTGGTGGGAAAACGCCGCCAAGCGCTGGGCCACCGCCTATGACTTCCCGGCCGTCAGGGACGGCCGCGTCAAGCGCGAGGAAGTCGAAAACGAGTGGCGCAAGGTCGGAGTCATGGTTGGCTTCATCTTCAACCTGCGCCGAGACAAGTTTGCCGACGAGAGGGTGCGCGAGGCGTTGAACTATGCCTTCGATTTCGAGGAACTGCGCCGCACGATCTTCTATGGCTCCTATGAGCGGATCGACAGTTTCTTCTTCCGCACCGAGCTTGCCTCCACCGGCCTTCCGCAAGGCCGCGAACTCGAAATCCTGAACGAGGTCAAGGACCTGGTTCCGCCGGAGGTTTTTACCAAGCCCTATACCAATCCGGTTGGCGGCGACCCGGCCAAGCTGCGCGACAACCTGCGCACCGCGATCGGCATGCTGAAGGAAGCGGGTTACGAGCTGAAGGGCAACCGCATGGTCAATGTGAAGACCGGCCAGCCGCTCTCCTTCGAAATCCTGCTCAACGGGCCGACCATCGAGCCCGTCGCGCTCGCCTTCTCGCAGAACCTGAAGAAGATCGGCATCGATGCAAGCGTGCGTAGCGTCGAACCGTCGCAATTCACCAACCGCTGGCGCTCACGCGATTTCGACGTCATGTACAATGGCTGGAGCGAAACCATAAATCCCGGCAATGAGCAGGCCGAATACTGGGGTTCCGACGCCGCGAAGCGCGAAGGATCCCAAAATTACAGCGGTATCAGCGATCCAGGTCTCGATGCGCTCATCAAGAAGGTGATCTTCGCCAAGGATCGCGACGAGCTGGTAGCGACGACGCGGGCGCTCGACCGCGTTCTGCTCGCCAAACACATCGTCGTGCCGAGTTATGGCTCGCGCACTTCGCGCCTTGCCTATTGGAACAGCATCACGCATCCGGCGGAATTGCCCGAATATGGGCTCGGCATGCCCGGCGTGTGGTGGTCGACCAGCGCCGGCAGATAA
- a CDS encoding microcin C ABC transporter permease YejB: MGGYILRRLLLMIPTIVGIMAISFIVVQFAPGGPVEQVIAQLTGQADSADQRLGGGGDVGQQFDDAGSKYRGAQGLDPELIAKLEKQFGFDKPPLTRFGEMMWNYIRFDFGESFFRNTTVLNLIKEKLPVSISLGIWILIFSYAISIPLGIRKAVKDGSSFDVWTSGVIIVGYAVPSFLFGILLIVLFAGGSFYDWFPLRGLVSDNFDQLAWWQKPLDYFWHLTLPLISLSLASFATTTLLTKNSFIDEIKKQYVVTARAKGLNERQVLYGHVFRNAMLIVIASFPSAFISAFFTGSLLIENIFSLDGLGRLGYLSVVNRDYPIVFATLYIFSLLGLFVGLISDLIYTWIDPRIDFERRDV, translated from the coding sequence ATGGGGGGCTATATCCTTCGCCGCTTGCTCCTGATGATCCCGACGATCGTCGGTATCATGGCAATTTCCTTCATCGTTGTGCAGTTTGCCCCCGGCGGTCCCGTCGAGCAGGTGATCGCCCAATTGACCGGACAGGCCGACAGCGCCGACCAGCGCCTCGGCGGCGGTGGCGATGTGGGCCAGCAATTCGACGATGCCGGCTCGAAATATCGCGGCGCCCAGGGCCTCGATCCCGAACTCATCGCCAAGCTGGAAAAGCAGTTCGGTTTCGACAAGCCGCCGCTGACCCGCTTCGGCGAAATGATGTGGAATTACATCCGCTTCGATTTCGGCGAGAGCTTCTTCCGCAACACGACCGTGCTCAATCTCATCAAGGAGAAGCTGCCGGTCTCGATCTCGCTCGGCATCTGGATCCTGATCTTTTCCTACGCCATCTCCATTCCGCTCGGCATCCGCAAGGCGGTCAAGGACGGCTCCTCCTTCGATGTCTGGACGTCAGGCGTCATCATCGTCGGTTATGCCGTGCCGAGCTTCCTGTTCGGCATCCTGCTGATCGTGCTGTTCGCCGGCGGTTCCTTCTATGACTGGTTTCCGCTGCGCGGCCTGGTCTCGGATAATTTCGACCAGCTTGCCTGGTGGCAGAAACCGCTCGATTATTTCTGGCATCTCACGCTGCCGTTGATCTCGCTGTCGCTGGCATCCTTCGCCACGACGACGCTTCTGACCAAGAATTCCTTCATCGACGAGATCAAGAAGCAATATGTCGTCACCGCGCGTGCCAAGGGCCTGAACGAGCGGCAGGTGCTCTATGGTCACGTGTTCCGCAATGCCATGCTGATCGTCATCGCAAGCTTCCCCAGCGCCTTCATCTCCGCCTTCTTCACAGGCTCGCTCCTGATCGAGAACATCTTCTCGCTCGATGGTCTCGGCCGCCTCGGCTACCTCTCGGTCGTCAACCGCGACTATCCGATCGTCTTTGCAACGCTCTATATTTTCTCCTTGCTGGGCCTCTTCGTCGGCCTGATCTCCGACCTGATCTACACCTGGATCGATCCGCGCATCGATTTCGAGCGGAGGGACGTCTGA